One genomic window of Bacteroidia bacterium includes the following:
- a CDS encoding tetratricopeptide repeat protein: MRKFLLILFIIQLNLTNLFSQPDSTIINQVFNLYDKYYNTPQNNFDSALIYLDSALKISRKHNYYEGISYVLREKGYIYSERGEFVKAMKIIIEALRLDEKINNKDGAGSDLNLIGLIYNQQEKLDEALSYFIKARDKFAEIKDEHGIAMVTGNMGMVYRNKNEFELSLKCYFNSLEYYQQEKNEQNEINIANLENNIGNIYKDIKKYDKALEYFFKAKEGKSKYKQYTSLVSTLSNIGDIYVEKKLFNEALSIYNEALAMAVEQKSIRLQKDVYFDLSYMYKEQGNFKLAYETFKESTQLKDSIISEKNNEEIANLKVRYETDKKEKENVILTKDNELKSTRIANERKQKLLFASLSLIILMVGVFIFIQFRTKQKLSKQLALINDKIKNQNTTLKTLNKELIDSEENLTLSNSTKDQLISMLSHDLYNPITSVINYTNLTLESIEQKSKEELQGALTSINGAVIPLQDLLDNILQWARVQKIHLQPNIDKIHLNIVISDIIKLYQPLATFKQIQINYNKLTEDIIKSDKLMIYFIIRNIVNNSVKFSPKENIINIEANIINNTCKILVKDYGAGFKHEILSQLNDIETNELKGQISGSGIGLSVSKKFIKLLKGNIEFRNAEKGGAEILITIPQY, encoded by the coding sequence ATGAGAAAATTTTTATTGATTTTATTCATAATTCAATTAAATTTAACAAACTTGTTTTCTCAACCTGATTCTACAATAATAAATCAAGTATTTAATTTATATGACAAGTACTATAACACACCACAAAACAATTTTGATTCTGCTCTTATTTACCTTGACTCTGCATTAAAAATTTCAAGAAAACATAATTATTATGAAGGTATATCCTATGTTCTAAGAGAAAAAGGGTATATTTATTCTGAGCGTGGTGAGTTTGTTAAAGCTATGAAGATTATTATAGAGGCTTTAAGACTGGACGAGAAAATTAATAATAAAGATGGTGCTGGTAGCGATCTTAATCTTATCGGACTAATTTATAACCAACAAGAAAAACTTGATGAAGCATTAAGTTATTTCATAAAAGCAAGAGATAAGTTTGCAGAAATAAAAGATGAACATGGAATTGCAATGGTTACTGGAAATATGGGAATGGTTTACAGAAACAAAAATGAATTTGAATTATCTTTAAAATGTTATTTTAATTCACTTGAATATTACCAGCAAGAAAAGAATGAGCAAAATGAAATTAACATTGCTAATCTTGAAAATAATATAGGTAATATATATAAAGACATTAAAAAATACGATAAAGCACTTGAATATTTCTTTAAAGCTAAAGAAGGCAAGTCAAAATATAAACAATACACCTCATTGGTGTCAACATTATCAAATATTGGCGATATTTATGTTGAAAAAAAACTATTCAACGAAGCTCTTTCAATATACAATGAAGCATTAGCAATGGCAGTAGAACAAAAATCTATCAGACTTCAGAAGGATGTTTATTTTGATTTATCATACATGTACAAGGAACAGGGAAATTTTAAATTAGCCTATGAAACATTTAAAGAATCTACCCAGCTTAAAGACTCAATAATTTCTGAAAAAAATAACGAAGAAATTGCAAATTTAAAAGTAAGATATGAAACAGATAAAAAAGAAAAAGAAAATGTTATTTTAACAAAAGACAATGAATTAAAATCTACCCGTATTGCAAATGAAAGAAAACAAAAATTATTGTTTGCTTCTCTATCATTGATAATTCTAATGGTAGGAGTATTTATTTTCATTCAATTCAGAACAAAACAAAAACTCAGTAAACAACTTGCACTAATAAATGATAAAATAAAAAATCAAAATACCACACTTAAAACTTTAAATAAAGAATTAATTGATTCTGAAGAAAACCTGACTTTATCAAACTCAACAAAAGATCAGCTTATAAGTATGTTATCTCACGACTTATACAATCCAATAACTTCTGTTATTAATTATACAAATTTAACTCTCGAATCAATTGAGCAAAAAAGCAAAGAAGAGCTTCAGGGTGCACTAACCAGCATAAACGGAGCTGTAATTCCACTTCAAGATTTACTAGATAACATTTTGCAATGGGCAAGAGTTCAAAAAATTCATTTACAACCAAATATTGATAAAATACATTTAAATATTGTTATTTCTGATATTATTAAATTATATCAACCTCTTGCAACATTTAAGCAAATTCAAATTAATTATAATAAACTCACAGAAGATATAATCAAATCTGACAAATTAATGATTTACTTTATTATAAGAAATATTGTAAATAATTCTGTTAAATTTTCACCAAAAGAAAACATTATTAATATTGAAGCTAACATTATAAATAACACATGCAAAATATTAGTTAAAGATTATGGTGCAGGTTTTAAGCATGAAATATTATCGCAGCTAAATGATATTGAAACTAATGAACTAAAAGGTCAGATAAGTGGAAGCGGAATAGGTCTAAGTGTTAGCAAAAAATTCATAAAATTACTTAAAGGGAATATTGAATTTAGAAACGCAGAAAAAGGTGGAGCCGAAATTCTTATAACTATTCCTCAGTATTAA